The Homo sapiens chromosome 6 genomic scaffold, GRCh38.p14 alternate locus group ALT_REF_LOCI_6 HSCHR6_MHC_QBL_CTG1 nucleotide sequence CCTAGGAACATAGATTGTATTCTCTAAAAAATGCttctggccgggcgctgtggctcacgaggtcaggagttcaagatcagcctggccaatatggtgaaaccccgtctctactaaaaatacaaaaattagccgggcatggtggtgggcgcctgtaatcccagctactcgggaggctgaggcaggagaatggcgtgaacctgggaggcggagcttgcagtaagctgtgatcacgccattgcactccagcctgggcaacagagtgagactccgtctcaaaaaaaaaaaaaaaagtttcccataAAGGAAGCAGAGTTTCTTAGAGAAATGGTGGATTCTGAGTTGGGGGCAGGAAATGTGCTGAAAGGTCAGGAGGCTCTCAAAGGCCACTGGGCCACTGGGTCATGTCACAGCCACAGAGGCCTCTTAAAGGGGCTTCTTCTGGACAATGATGGAATAATTCAAAGACTGAGAAGAATGCCAATAAATGACTAAAACACATCCAATGTATGACAACCCAAGAGTTAATAAAAAGCCTCACTGGACACTTTCAGAGATTAAGACAGGAACTGATTATTCTGAAACttgataaagagaaagaaacgagaaagaaaagaatgaagagaaatacaaatgaggaagaagaaagcaaTGAGGACAGACACGAGCAGTGTGAGGTCAGATGTAGGAAAGGCGGCCCAAAGCCTGAGGCCAAGCCAAGGAACCCAGGCACCAGGGACccagaggggctgggctgggtgggccGCTGACCTGGGCGTTGACGTCCACCTGTCCTGTGCTCAGCAGCAGGCTGACCATCTCCAAGTTCCCGATTTTGGCTGCGTGGTGGAGGCAGGTGGAACCGTCCTCCTCCTGAGGGAGACACGGGCAAATGAGCCTTTGGGCTGGCACCCCAAACCTGGTCCCTGACTCCGGGGGCCACGCCCTGCTGCCTGCGCGCACACCTTGCTATAGACACAGCCACCACGCTGCACCATGTAACGGGCTACCTCCAGGTGGTTGTTCACCACGGCCTCCATCAGTGGCGTCCGCTGCTGTTTGTCCACTGCATTTATGTTGGCTCCAGCCTGTGAGGGGGCAGGAGGGCTGGCACCAGGGAGgcatggggcaggggaggggcctAAGGGCCTGGTGAATGAGGCATGGGGCCGGGCCCGTGCTGACCTGCAGCAGCACATGGCAGATCTCCACGGAGCCCTTCTGGGCGGCTGCATGCAGGGGCGTGCGCTTGCTCTGCTGGTCGCTCTGGAAGTTGGGGTCCAGGTTGTCCACTGCGGGGAGAGCCCGCCACACCGGGAGAGGGAGGGACAAGTGGTAAGCAAGCTAGGGGGCAGGTGGCACTTCTTTCAGGAAGGCTTCTCAGGGCCCCAAGCTGGATCAGGGCCCCTCCTGGCATTCTCCGAGCTTGCCTCCACCACAGCATTTATCAGAATAAGGAGTCAAAGGCATCAGCTCTGCCTGAATTCAAACCCTGCCTTGCTTCTCAGTACCACTGTGCACTGTGCAAGGTCCCTAACCTCTCTGTGCAAGCCAAGGCTAACAGGTATAAGCACTCAGAACAGGACCCAGCACCTATGAGTCACCACATCCCCATCGTTATGGGTTACATGTGTCTTTTCCCCACCACACTAAGTCCTTCAGGGCAAGGACTGTGTCCTTCACGACTGTACTCCTGGCCCTGTACCCAGTGCCTGGTATATACATGAAGCTTGGTCAAGGTCTGCTGAAGGAATGGGTGGCACTCACACAGCATCAGGATCACCTTCTGCAGCTCGCCCTGCTTCACGGACAGGTACAACTGCCGAGGGTGGAAACGGAGCTTCTTCCGCCTGCCAAGGGAGCACGGGAGCGGGGAGAGAAGGGGAGCTCCTCAGATTCCAGCATCAGCCTCGACACcactcctctggcctcagccccaGTTGCTGTGCCTGAGCAACTCCCCACTCACCTCTCTGACTCCTGGATGACCAGGGCCTTTTCCAGGGCCTCCCGGCCTGGCCCCAGTGGCAGCCCCACGGCTGAAAGGCAGCCCCCATTGGGCAGGGTCAGGGAGGGCCCTGAGCTGTCAATGGTGTCAGCCAGGGGATCGCAGGGCGGGCGCCGGGGTTCCCCATGCCCTCGCATCCGGGCACTGTGGAAGAAGGAGCTCATGTCCAGGAGCAataggggtgggggagggaacaGACAGTACAGAAGGGGGAGGCCAGTACCTGGGCTGAGAAGTGTCTGCTCTCCCGGGGACATCCTGGGACAGGGGTGGGGGTGCAGGAGCTGCAGTGCCGGCCGGTGGGGTCACCCCGTCACCCCGGGGGATGGTCACCTCTTGAGCTTCAGAAGCATCCTCCCCACAGTGGGGACAGAAGACCATCCCATTCAGCTGAGACACACAGGCCTTGTGGAAGCGGTGGGCCACACGGAAGTCAGGGTGGCACTCCAGGAAGGTGCCCTGGGAGCAGGGAAACAACATGGTCAGGTTACTGGGGCCCCCTCTGCCACAGGGCATGCTACCTGTCTGCCCCACTGGTCACTCACCGCCGTGCAGAAGTAGCCGCAGCCCGGGCAGCAGTGGTGTTTGACCATGCGGGCGCGGTGGGTCTCACAGAGCACCATCAGGGCCACACGGCTGGATGGCCTCATGGTCTCCCGCTTGAGGATGGCGGCATTGCAGCCTGACAGCTGTGCGCAGTGAGGATGGGTGAGAAGAGAGCGTGAGGCTGGGGCCGGGGACTGGACGCCCTGGCACCTCTCCCACCAGCCCACGGCCCCACCTCTCCGTCCACACTCTCAGTGGCCATGCACTTGTGCCCCGCCCTCTCGCTGATGCGGTCAATCTTGGGTGCCTCCATGCGGCAGCTGCACAGGGGCAACTCCTCAAACCCTCGCTCTGTCTCCAGCGAAGATGTGTCATTGGACACCCCTTGGATGGAGGAAAAGAGGAGCTGAGGGAGGCTCTGCACCTCACCTACTGGGACCCCTGGCGGGTCCTCTCACTCCCTCCCTACCCCACCCCGCCATGCCCCAGAACCCCTAAAGCCTGGCCATGGACACCCCGGCTCTGGCGTGgttcccctccttccctttccctcctgccCTGAGGTCGCCCCCTAGTGGCTCCCTGTCCCGGCAATTGGCAATTACCAGCGTGGTTGGGGGAGAGGGTCCCCTCGCTGGGCAGCTCCAGGGACCCCAGAGGGACCTCCATGTACTCACTGGGGCCTGAGGAGCCCACACCATTCACTcctgacacagagacagagagagtgagagtgcGAGCTCACAGGTGCCTGGACGCGTGGGTACATGCAGGTGGACATGCGAgagcgtgtgtgtgcgtgcacacactctggggggccgggcgggggctggAGGGCACCCAAAAGCAGCAGAGCCTCCTCACCTCGTGGCTCCTTGGCCCGCGGAGGCTCCCGCTTGCGCCGTTTCCGAGACGGCTTCACCCATGGGCTGTCTTTTCGCCATTTCTTCTTGGCCTTGCGCCGGCCACTGGAACCACTctgggaagggggaggaggaggagttagGAACCCTCACCCCCAGGGGCCCCCCCAACACCTTCAGGACCAGACCTCCAGCCCCATAGTCTCCCACTCCTCTGGAGATATCAGCCTCCGTCTCTTACCCTATCTGACTGATTCCCTGactcctcatcttcctcttcttcttcctcttcctcctcctcttcctcttcttcttcttcctcctcttcctcctcctcctcttcacttAGTTGTTCAGTTAGAGCTTCAACTTCAGACTGGGAGAGAGGCAGAACAGACATATCCAACCCCCAGGACTCAGACAATGAGGTGAGTAaagaaaaccaccaccaccattgccCCCCGCCACTACCCACGGATGGCTGCTGGGGATAAGTGTGGGTAGCAGAGGAGACAAAGGGCCACATAAAGAGAGGGtgcatggaatattacacagcagtGAAAAAGTTACAGACAGCAATGTGCACAGATCTTGGTAATGTgatattaagttaaaaaacaaaaagcaagtacCAGAAGATAAACATACTTTGATACCCCTTTTATGATGTTCATAAACAGGCAAGACCACCAATGGTTGCTAAAAACACTAGACACAAAGCTCATGAGAAACTTTATATGAAAGGTTCAGGCTGACATCACCTGAACCCACTGGTCAATCTTATCACTAACAAGAAAAATGACCAGATTAGATGTTCCATGCATCCTGATGTGATGTGGCCAGAAGCACTTGCACCCACTGTCAAGTCTTCTTGGCACCTGAAGCTGATTCCGCCTCTAGATCTATCAGTTTACAAGAAATATGGGCAGAGAGGATGTGTCAATCTCCACCCAATCAGCCAACTCCTAAATGTGAAAAATTCTGTAGGACAACTGAGCTGGTTTCTTTGacaaataaatggcaaaaaaaaaaaatctttcttatttatttattgagttttgctcttgttgcccaggctgcattgcaatggtgtgatctcagctcactgcaacctccacctcctggattcaagcaattctcttgcctcagcctcctgagtagctgggattataggcacccgccaccacacccagctaattttcgtatttttattagagatgtgttttcaccatgttggctaggctggtctcaaactcctgacctcaggtgatccacctgcctcccaaagtgctgggattacaggcgtgagccaccacgcctgggccaaaaaatttttttttagaagatgaggaaatcaggccaggtgtggtggctcacgcctgtaatcccagcgctttgggaggccgaggtgggcagatcacgagatcaggagtttgagaccagcctggccaacatagtgaaaccctgcctctactaaaaatacaaaaaattagctgggcatggtggtgggtgcctgtaatcccagctacttgggagactgaggcaggagaattgcttgaactcaggaggtggagcttgcagtgagccaagatcacgccactgcactccagcctgggtgacagtgtgagactccatctcaaaaaacaaaaacaaacaaacaaacaaacacaaagaagaTGGGGAAACCTAAATACTGAGAGAGacctaagacaaaaaaaaatttttttttttttgagacggagtttcgctcttgttgccgaggctggagtgcaatggtacgatcttggctcactgcaacctccacctcccaggttcaagcgattctcctgcctcagcctcccgagtagctggaattacaggcacgtaccactacgtccagctaattttgtatttttttcagtagagacggggtttctccatgttgatcaggctggtctcgaactcccaacctcacgtgatctgcccgccttggcctcccaaagtattgggattacaggcgtgagccactgtgcctggctgacctAAGACAAATGTTAATCAAATCAAGGTGTGGGCCTCATTTGGATCTTGACAAAAACCATTTGTGAGAGCTGAGGAAATGTGAAGACTGACAGGATATTTGATGGTATTAAGAAATCGGTAAGTTTTTTTAGGTGTGAAAACAGTAGTGTAATGATGTTGAACGACAAAAAGAGGCCTTATATTTACAAATCTATATGGATATATGTTTAGGTAAAATGATATGAggtctgggatttgctttaaaataacctAGTAGGTGTGTGTGCTGGGAGATGTACAGATGGGTCAAGATGGACTGTGTACTGATAATGGCTGGAGCTGTGTATTGGGTACATGGGGGCTCCCTATTCTACTCTTTTGATTATGCTTGCAAGTTTTcatgataaaatgttaaataaaaggcaaaatcaGAGAGACTAAACATTCTACTGTGTAGGCAAACATATAAGATAAAACCAGACAAAGAGCAAcgaaataagcaaataaatgacaATGCAatgcttttgaattttatataaacagCATAACGTATGTTTTAAAAAAGTGCTTTctggtcatttctttttttgttttctttttttaaacagtacATGTCTGTTAAATGGTCATTTCAttagctgattaaaaaaaaaagaatactaaatCCCATGTGCAGGGTGGTGGCCACCTTTGTGGATGAAACGGGCAGAATACACATTGAAAATGAGttacagctgggcgcggtggctcacagctgtaatcccagcactttgggaggccaaggtgggtggatcaactaaggtcaggagttagagaccagcctggccaacacagggaaaccccgtctctactaaaaatacaaaaattagccgggcgtggtggcaggtgcctgtaatcccagctactcgggaggctgaggcaggagaattgctttaaccctggagacagaggttgcagtgagcccagatcgtgatattgcgctccagcctgggcgacagaatgagattccgtctccccccacaaaaaaaaggaGTTATAGACAGCATGGGGCAATGACTTAGTGGATATTCAGAAGATAAAAAggacagaaagcagaaaaacaggGAACAAGGAGGACTGGACAgtgagccccagccctgggggagCACCGGCGGGGAGGGCAGACCAGCTCTGTCTCACCTTGCTGTCGGAGTCCACGCGCTCATCCACAGAGTAGGAATCATAGTAGAGACTGAAGTCATCACCCACCACCGTCTCCCACTCCTCCAGGGACCCGGGGTCCCCTTTCGTCAGGGTCACTTCTCCTGAACGCCGGGCAGAACCTAACTCCTCCGACTAGAAAAAGATCAGAAAAATTGAGGCCACTGACACCCTGCGCATTTCTACTGAGGATGGGATGCAGCCCCACCTCTGACCCTCCCTCAGAGCAGCCCCCGAGGGGTAGAGGCTCTGCCTCTGCTGCTTACCAGgccacctcctgagttcagctTCCTCCTTTTGGCCAGAtctggaagaagagagagaatggtGTGGGGCCTATCACCGAAACCTTCAGAACAGACCACATCAAGTCAccgggggtgggggatgggactGACCTGAGGTCACCTTTCCCAGTGAGTGGACATCATCACTCATGCGGAAATGCTGTATTTCAGGGGGCCGCTTCTCAGGGACCGGGGGCTGTGGGCCGAGAGGGAGCACACTGAGGGTCAGAGAGCACCTACAGTTTTGCCTGGGTTAGCCTGGAGCCCCAGGCGGGGGTGGGGTAGTGAGCCACACCTCCAAATGCCATGTGAGGCTCCAGTAGCCACAAACTGGCAACCACGGGTGCTATTTCCTCAGAGGAAGAGTGTCAAGCACACTAACACTCACTCATCTCTGCAACCATGCAGAGCAGGcccttttccattttacagatgagaaaacaaagctTAATAAAGTTAAAAGACCTTTTATATGTGGCCATATACACAGCAGGACTGTTTACAACAGCTGAGGTGCGGAAGCAACTCAAGTgccactgacagatgaatggataagcaaaatgtggcatttatacacaatggaataacattcagccataaaaaggaaagatatactttttttaagagataaggtctcattctgttacccaggatggagtgcagtggcatgactatggctcacttcagcctcgaactggactcaagccattctcctgcctcagcttcctgggaagctgggattacaggcacatgtcacaaTGCCTAACTAatgtcttcttaatttttttttttggtagagaagaggtcttgccatgttgcccaggctggtcttgaactcctggtgtcaagtgatcctccccagaAAGtacgggattacaggcgtgagtcactgggcctggcctttgaaacattcttttaaacttcttttagagatggggtcttggtatgCTGCCCAggtgaaaggaaagaaattctgacatggtacaacatagatgaaccttgaggacattatgctaagtgaaataagccagtcacaaaaggataaatactgtatgattacaCTTAGATAAAGTACTTACTCaaatttatagagaaagaaaggacAGTGGTCCTTGCCAGGGGCTAGGGGGTGGAGGGAATGGAGAGTTATgttttaatgggtacagagtttcagttttacaagatgagtTATGGTGACTGATGATTGCACATGATGAAAGTATTTAATACcattaaattatatacttaaaaatgttttttattttatttttaaatttttagatggagtctcactctgttgcccaagctggagtgcagtggcgcaatctcagttcactgcagcctctacctcccaggttcaagcgtttctctcacctctgcctcctgagtagctggaactacaggcacatgccaccacgcccggctaatttttgttttgtttttttttttgagacagagttttgctcttgttgtccaggctggagtgcaatggcaggatctcggctaactacaacctctgcctcctggattcaagcgattctcctgcctcagcctcccaagtagcggactgttacaggcatgtaccaccatgcccggctaattttgtatttttaata carries:
- the EHMT2 gene encoding histone-lysine N-methyltransferase EHMT2 isoform d (isoform d is encoded by transcript variant 4), producing MSDDVHSLGKVTSDLAKRRKLNSGGGLSEELGSARRSGEVTLTKGDPGSLEEWETVVGDDFSLYYDSYSVDERVDSDSKSEVEALTEQLSEEEEEEEEEEEEEEEEEEEEEEEEDEESGNQSDRSGSSGRRKAKKKWRKDSPWVKPSRKRRKREPPRAKEPRGVNGVGSSGPSEYMEVPLGSLELPSEGTLSPNHAGVSNDTSSLETERGFEELPLCSCRMEAPKIDRISERAGHKCMATESVDGELSGCNAAILKRETMRPSSRVALMVLCETHRARMVKHHCCPGCGYFCTAGTFLECHPDFRVAHRFHKACVSQLNGMVFCPHCGEDASEAQEVTIPRGDGVTPPAGTAAPAPPPLSQDVPGRADTSQPSARMRGHGEPRRPPCDPLADTIDSSGPSLTLPNGGCLSAVGLPLGPGREALEKALVIQESERRKKLRFHPRQLYLSVKQGELQKVILMLLDNLDPNFQSDQQSKRTPLHAAAQKGSVEICHVLLQAGANINAVDKQQRTPLMEAVVNNHLEVARYMVQRGGCVYSKEEDGSTCLHHAAKIGNLEMVSLLLSTGQVDVNAQDSGGWTPIIWAAEHKHIEVIRMLLTRGADVTLTDNVSERLVEEENICLHWASFTGSAAIAEVLLNARCDLHAVNYHGDTPLHIAARESYHDCVLLFLSRGANPELRNKEGDTAWDLTPERSDVWFALQLNRKLRLGVGNRAIRTEKIICRDVARGYENVPIPCVNGVDGEPCPEDYKYISENCETSTMNIDRNITHLQHCTCVDDCSSSNCLCGQLSIRCWYDKDGRLLQEFNKIEPPLIFECNQACSCWRNCKNRVVQSGIKVRLQLYRTAKMGWGVRALQTIPQGTFICEYVGELISDAEADVREDDSYLFDLDNKDGEVYCIDARYYGNISRFINHLCDPNIIPVRVFMLHQDLRFPRIAFFSSRDIRTGEELGFDYGDRFWDIKSKYFTCQCGSEKCKHSAEAIALEQSRLARLDPHPELLPELGSLPPVNT